One Microbacterium sp. No. 7 genomic window carries:
- the dnaE gene encoding DNA polymerase III subunit alpha → MASDSFVHLHVHSEYSMLDGAARIGAMVKEAARLEMPAIAVTDHGNTFAAYEFYKAANDAGVKPIVGIEAYVTPGTHRSDKARVRWGGPEQSDDDVSGAGAYTHMTLLSETTEGMHNLFRLSSLASLEGYYFKPRMDRELLQKYSKGLIATTGCPSGEVQTRLRLGQYDAARAAAAEFQDIFGKDNYFCELMDHGLSIERRVIDDLLKLSKELGIPLVATNDSHYTHQHDATSHAALLCVQSGSTLDDPKRFKFDGDGYYVKSPAEMRQVFRDRPEACDSTLLIAERCNVEFNTSANYMPRYPVPDGETEESWFVKEVERGLHERYPRGIPDDVRRQAEYETGVIVQMGFPGYFLVVADFINWAKDNGIRVGPGRGSGAGSMAAYAMKITDLDPLQHGLIFERFLNPDRVSMPDFDVDFDDRRRGEVIQYVTDKYGDDRVAQIVTYGTIKAKQALKDAGRVLGFPFSMGEKLTKAMPPAVMGKDVPLTEMFNPDHARYKEAVEFRALIESDPEAKTVYDTAVGLENLKRQWGVHAAGVIMSSEPLIDIIPIMKREQDGQIVTQFDYPACESLGLIKMDFLGLRNLTIINDALDNIEANRGEPLVLEDLSLDDQGAYDLLTRGDSLGVFQLDSAPLRSLMRLMRPDNFEDISALIALYRPGPMGANSHINYALRKTGQQEVTPIHPELAEPLADILDTTYGLIIYQEQVMAIAQRVAGFTLGQADIMRRAMGKKKKSELDKQYEGFEGGMKAGGFGEEAIKTLWDILVPFSDYAFNKAHSAAYGLVSYWTAYLKAHYPAEYMAALLTSVGDAKDKLAVYLNECRRMGIRVLPPDVNESITYFAAVGEDIRFGLGAVRNVGANVVDAIVAARADAPFASFHDFLSKVPVSVANKRTIESLIKAGAFDSLGSTRRALMEIHEDATEQAVLDKRREANGEVGFDFDSLWGDDEPNEAQKVPERPEFSKKDKLAFEREMLGLYVSDHPLAGLEIPLAKHASISIHDLLASEDLQDGDQVTVAGLVTSVQHRVAKQSGNPYGMITVEDFDGEVTVMFMGKTYTEFQSLLQNDAILVVRGRISRRDDGLNLHGQSAFAPDLGTMDAAGPLVLVLPEHRATESTIGQLAETLERHRGDTEVTLKLHRGGTAKVFEVPMPVSVTVDLYGELKGLLGPQCLG, encoded by the coding sequence GTGGCATCAGACTCCTTCGTTCACCTGCACGTGCACAGCGAATACTCGATGCTCGACGGCGCCGCGCGCATCGGCGCGATGGTCAAAGAGGCGGCGCGGCTCGAGATGCCCGCGATCGCCGTCACCGACCACGGCAACACGTTCGCCGCGTACGAGTTCTACAAGGCGGCGAACGACGCCGGCGTCAAGCCGATCGTCGGCATCGAGGCCTACGTCACGCCGGGCACGCACCGCTCCGACAAGGCGCGCGTGCGCTGGGGCGGCCCCGAGCAGAGCGACGACGACGTCTCGGGCGCGGGCGCCTACACGCACATGACCCTGCTGAGCGAGACCACGGAGGGCATGCACAACCTCTTCCGCCTCTCCAGCCTCGCGAGCCTCGAGGGCTACTACTTCAAGCCGCGCATGGACCGCGAGCTGCTGCAGAAGTACAGCAAGGGCCTCATCGCCACGACGGGCTGCCCGTCGGGCGAGGTGCAGACGCGCCTGCGCCTGGGACAGTACGACGCCGCCCGTGCCGCGGCCGCCGAGTTCCAGGACATCTTCGGCAAGGACAACTACTTCTGCGAGCTGATGGACCACGGCCTGTCGATCGAGCGCCGCGTCATCGACGACCTGCTGAAGCTGTCCAAGGAGCTCGGCATCCCGCTCGTGGCGACCAACGACTCGCACTACACGCACCAGCACGACGCGACGAGCCACGCCGCCCTGCTGTGCGTGCAGTCGGGCTCGACGCTCGACGACCCCAAGCGCTTCAAGTTCGACGGCGACGGCTACTACGTCAAGTCGCCCGCCGAGATGCGCCAGGTCTTCCGCGATCGCCCCGAGGCGTGCGACTCCACCCTGCTCATCGCCGAGCGGTGCAACGTGGAGTTCAACACCTCGGCCAACTACATGCCCCGCTACCCGGTCCCCGACGGCGAGACCGAGGAGAGCTGGTTCGTCAAGGAGGTCGAGCGCGGTCTGCACGAGCGCTACCCGCGCGGCATCCCCGACGACGTGCGCAGGCAGGCCGAGTACGAGACCGGCGTCATCGTGCAGATGGGGTTCCCAGGCTACTTCCTCGTCGTCGCCGACTTCATCAACTGGGCCAAGGACAACGGCATCCGCGTCGGCCCCGGTCGCGGCTCGGGCGCCGGCTCCATGGCGGCCTACGCGATGAAGATCACCGACCTCGACCCGCTGCAGCACGGCCTCATCTTCGAGCGGTTCCTCAACCCCGACCGCGTGTCGATGCCCGACTTCGACGTCGACTTCGACGACCGCCGCCGTGGCGAGGTCATCCAGTACGTCACCGACAAGTACGGCGACGACCGCGTCGCCCAGATCGTGACGTACGGCACGATCAAGGCGAAGCAGGCGCTGAAGGACGCCGGGCGCGTGCTGGGCTTTCCCTTCAGCATGGGCGAGAAGCTCACGAAGGCCATGCCGCCCGCCGTCATGGGCAAGGACGTGCCGCTCACCGAGATGTTCAACCCCGACCACGCGCGGTACAAGGAGGCCGTCGAGTTCCGCGCGCTGATCGAGTCGGACCCCGAGGCGAAGACCGTCTACGACACCGCCGTCGGCCTGGAGAACCTCAAGCGCCAGTGGGGCGTGCACGCCGCGGGCGTCATCATGTCGAGCGAACCGCTCATCGACATCATCCCGATCATGAAACGGGAGCAGGACGGGCAGATCGTCACCCAGTTCGACTATCCCGCGTGCGAGTCGCTCGGCCTGATCAAGATGGACTTCCTGGGGCTGCGCAACCTCACGATCATCAACGACGCGCTCGACAACATCGAGGCCAACCGCGGCGAGCCGCTCGTGCTCGAAGACCTCTCGCTCGACGACCAGGGCGCCTACGACTTGCTCACGCGCGGCGACTCGCTGGGCGTGTTCCAGCTCGACTCGGCGCCGCTGCGCAGCCTCATGCGGCTCATGCGGCCCGACAACTTCGAGGACATCTCGGCTCTCATCGCCCTGTACCGCCCCGGTCCCATGGGCGCCAACTCGCACATCAACTACGCGCTGCGCAAGACCGGCCAGCAAGAGGTCACCCCCATCCATCCCGAGCTGGCGGAACCGCTCGCCGACATCCTCGACACCACCTACGGCCTCATCATCTACCAGGAGCAGGTGATGGCGATCGCCCAGCGCGTCGCGGGCTTCACGCTCGGCCAGGCCGACATCATGCGCCGCGCGATGGGCAAGAAGAAGAAGTCCGAGCTCGACAAGCAGTACGAGGGCTTCGAGGGCGGCATGAAGGCAGGCGGCTTCGGCGAGGAGGCCATCAAGACGCTGTGGGACATCCTCGTCCCCTTCTCCGACTACGCCTTCAACAAGGCGCACTCCGCCGCCTACGGCCTCGTCTCGTACTGGACCGCCTACCTCAAGGCGCACTATCCCGCCGAGTACATGGCCGCGCTGCTCACGAGCGTCGGCGACGCGAAGGACAAGCTCGCCGTCTACCTCAACGAGTGCCGGCGCATGGGCATCAGAGTGCTGCCGCCCGACGTGAACGAGTCGATCACGTACTTCGCGGCCGTCGGCGAGGACATCCGCTTCGGCCTGGGCGCCGTGCGCAACGTCGGTGCGAACGTCGTCGACGCGATCGTCGCGGCGCGCGCCGACGCGCCGTTCGCATCGTTCCACGACTTCCTCTCGAAGGTCCCGGTCTCCGTCGCGAACAAGCGCACGATCGAGTCGCTCATCAAAGCGGGCGCGTTCGACTCGCTCGGCTCGACGCGGCGGGCGCTCATGGAGATCCACGAGGATGCCACGGAGCAGGCCGTGCTCGACAAGCGGCGCGAGGCGAACGGCGAGGTCGGCTTCGACTTCGACAGCCTGTGGGGCGACGACGAGCCGAACGAGGCGCAGAAGGTGCCCGAACGGCCGGAGTTCTCGAAGAAGGACAAGCTCGCGTTCGAGCGCGAGATGCTCGGGCTGTACGTCTCGGACCACCCCCTCGCGGGGCTGGAGATCCCGCTCGCGAAGCACGCCTCCATCTCCATCCACGATCTCCTCGCCTCGGAAGACCTGCAGGACGGCGATCAGGTGACCGTCGCGGGCCTCGTCACGAGCGTGCAGCACCGCGTCGCCAAGCAGAGCGGCAACCCCTACGGCATGATCACGGTCGAGGACTTCGACGGCGAGGTCACGGTCATGTTCATGGGCAAGACGTACACGGAGTTCCAGTCGCTGCTGCAGAACGACGCGATCCTCGTCGTGCGCGGGCGCATCTCCCGCCGCGACGACGGACTGAACCTGCACGGGCAGTCGGCCTTCGCCCCCGACCTGGGGACGATGGATGCCGCGGGGCCGCTCGTGCTCGTGCTGCCCGAGCACCGGGCGACCGAGTCGACCATCGGACAACTCGCCGAGACGCTCGAGCGCCATCGCGGCGACACCGAGGTGACGCTCAAGCTGCATCGGGGCGGCACGGCCAAGGTGTTCGAGGTGCCGATGCCGGTCTCCGTCACGGTCGACCTCTACGGTGAGCTGAAGGGACTGCTCGGCCCCCAGTGCCTGGGCTGA
- a CDS encoding dipeptidase, whose amino-acid sequence MTSDLSRLDDVRDAAHLAVPAALADLGGLVRIPSVAFPGFDRAEVERSAEAVRALLDGLGLFDRVEVRTAENPATGEQGMPAVLATRAARDGRPTILLYAHHDVQPAGDETLWQTAPWEPTVRGGRLYGRGAADDKAGVMAHVGALRALAEVFGDDLALGVNLFIEGEEEAGSGSFARFLGENADALRADVIVVADSGNWDAETPGLTVSLRGNARFTMTVTTLDHASHSGMFGGAVPDAMMATTKLLATLWDDDGAVAVEGLRARDADTPDYSEATLRDEAGLPDGVSPIGRGTILGRIWNKPAITVTGIDAPSVRNASNTLTPEVSVVISARVAPGQPAEDAYAAIEAHLRAHAPFGARLRFHDVDLGDAFLVDTSGWAVAEARTALADGYGVAPVDIGVGGSIPFIADLVREFPGAQILVTGVEDPHARAHSPNESLHLDTFRNALVSEALLLARLNARTV is encoded by the coding sequence ATGACCTCTGACCTGTCCCGGCTCGACGACGTTCGCGACGCGGCCCACCTCGCGGTTCCCGCGGCCCTCGCCGATCTCGGCGGACTCGTGCGCATCCCCTCCGTCGCCTTTCCGGGCTTCGACCGTGCCGAGGTCGAGCGCTCGGCCGAGGCCGTGCGGGCGCTGCTGGACGGGCTCGGCCTGTTCGACCGCGTCGAGGTGAGGACCGCCGAGAACCCGGCGACGGGAGAGCAGGGGATGCCGGCGGTGCTCGCCACCCGCGCCGCGCGGGACGGCCGCCCGACGATCCTGCTCTACGCCCACCACGACGTGCAGCCCGCGGGCGACGAGACGCTGTGGCAGACCGCGCCCTGGGAGCCGACCGTGCGCGGCGGCCGCCTCTACGGCCGCGGCGCGGCCGACGACAAGGCCGGTGTCATGGCGCACGTCGGTGCGCTGCGCGCGCTCGCCGAGGTGTTCGGCGACGACCTCGCCCTCGGCGTCAACCTCTTCATCGAGGGGGAGGAGGAGGCCGGATCGGGCTCGTTCGCCAGGTTCCTCGGCGAGAACGCCGACGCGCTGCGCGCCGACGTCATCGTCGTCGCCGACTCGGGCAACTGGGATGCCGAGACACCCGGCCTCACGGTGTCGCTCCGCGGCAACGCGCGCTTCACGATGACGGTCACGACGCTCGACCACGCCTCGCACTCGGGGATGTTCGGCGGCGCCGTGCCCGACGCGATGATGGCGACGACGAAGCTGCTCGCGACGCTGTGGGACGACGACGGCGCGGTCGCCGTGGAGGGGCTGCGCGCGCGCGACGCCGACACGCCCGACTACTCGGAGGCGACGCTGCGCGACGAGGCGGGGCTGCCCGACGGCGTGTCGCCGATCGGTCGCGGCACGATCCTCGGCCGCATCTGGAACAAGCCCGCGATCACGGTCACGGGCATCGACGCGCCGAGCGTGCGCAACGCCTCCAACACGCTCACCCCCGAGGTCTCGGTCGTGATCAGCGCGCGCGTCGCGCCGGGCCAGCCCGCCGAGGACGCCTACGCGGCGATCGAGGCGCACCTTCGCGCGCACGCGCCGTTCGGCGCGCGGCTGCGCTTCCACGACGTCGATCTCGGCGACGCGTTCCTCGTCGACACGAGCGGCTGGGCCGTCGCCGAGGCGCGCACCGCGCTCGCCGACGGCTACGGCGTCGCGCCCGTCGACATCGGCGTGGGGGGATCGATCCCGTTCATCGCCGACCTCGTGCGCGAGTTCCCGGGCGCCCAGATCCTCGTGACCGGCGTCGAGGACCCGCACGCACGCGCGCACAGCCCCAACGAGTCGCTGCACCTCGACACCTTCCGCAACGCCCTCGTCTCGGAGGCGCTGCTGCTCGCGCGGCTCAACGCCCGTACCGTCTGA
- the hisD gene encoding histidinol dehydrogenase codes for MLRTIDLRGRALSVTDLLAAVPRAHAARDEALHTAARIVDDVAARGEEALREQAARFDGVEGHAVRVPQEHLDEALAALDPTVRAALDEAIRRVREASRAQVPAPIVTELDAGARVEQHWRPVRRVGVYVPGGKAVYPSSVVMNVVPAQVAGVTQVALASPPQRDHDGRVHPVILAAAALLGVTEVYAMGGAGAIGAYAHGVAALGLDPVDVISGPGNNFVALAKRVVAGKVGTDSEAGATEILIVADDTADPALVAADLISQAEHDEQAAAVLVTASAVLADAVVSEVAARAPRTRHAARIATALAGEQSAIVLVDDLAQATAFSNAYAPEHLELHLADPRPADFVNAGAVFVGSYTPVSLGDYLAGSNHVLPTGGQARYAAGLSASTFLRPQQVIVYDRAALSAVADGIVALAQAEALPAHGEAVTARFEG; via the coding sequence ATGCTCCGCACGATCGATCTGCGCGGCCGCGCGCTGTCCGTGACCGACCTCCTCGCCGCGGTGCCGCGCGCGCACGCCGCCCGCGACGAGGCCCTGCACACCGCGGCGCGCATCGTGGACGACGTCGCCGCGCGCGGCGAAGAGGCGCTGCGCGAGCAGGCCGCGCGGTTCGACGGCGTCGAGGGCCACGCCGTCCGCGTGCCGCAGGAGCACCTCGACGAGGCGCTCGCCGCCCTCGACCCCACGGTGCGGGCCGCCCTCGACGAGGCGATCCGCCGCGTGCGCGAGGCCTCGCGCGCGCAGGTGCCCGCCCCGATCGTCACCGAGCTCGACGCGGGCGCCCGCGTCGAGCAGCACTGGCGCCCCGTGCGCCGCGTCGGCGTCTACGTCCCCGGCGGCAAGGCCGTGTACCCGTCGAGCGTCGTCATGAACGTCGTGCCGGCCCAGGTGGCCGGCGTCACCCAGGTCGCGCTCGCCTCGCCGCCGCAGCGCGACCACGACGGTCGCGTGCACCCCGTCATCCTCGCCGCGGCCGCCCTGCTCGGCGTCACCGAGGTCTACGCGATGGGCGGAGCCGGCGCGATCGGCGCCTACGCCCACGGCGTCGCGGCCCTCGGCCTCGACCCCGTCGACGTCATCAGCGGCCCCGGCAACAACTTCGTCGCCCTCGCCAAGCGCGTCGTCGCGGGCAAGGTCGGCACCGACTCCGAGGCCGGCGCGACCGAGATCCTCATCGTCGCCGACGACACCGCCGATCCCGCGCTCGTCGCGGCCGACCTCATCAGCCAGGCCGAGCACGACGAGCAGGCGGCCGCCGTGCTCGTCACCGCGTCGGCGGTGCTCGCCGACGCCGTCGTCTCCGAGGTGGCGGCCCGCGCGCCGCGCACGCGGCACGCCGCGCGGATCGCGACGGCCCTCGCGGGGGAGCAGTCGGCGATCGTGCTCGTCGACGACCTCGCACAGGCGACGGCCTTCAGCAACGCGTACGCGCCCGAGCACCTCGAGCTGCACCTCGCCGACCCGCGGCCCGCCGACTTCGTGAACGCGGGCGCCGTCTTCGTCGGCTCCTACACGCCCGTGAGCCTCGGCGACTACCTCGCCGGGAGCAACCACGTGCTCCCGACGGGCGGGCAGGCGCGCTACGCGGCGGGACTGTCGGCATCCACGTTCCTGCGCCCGCAGCAGGTGATCGTCTACGATCGTGCCGCGCTCTCCGCCGTCGCCGACGGCATCGTCGCGCTCGCGCAGGCCGAGGCCCTGCCCGCACACGGCGAGGCCGTGACGGCCCGATTCGAGGGGTGA
- a CDS encoding flavin-containing monooxygenase, giving the protein MSDTALLHPDGLRDARTADEIATDWLGRFEGALRARDVPAAASLFQQASFWRDLVSFTWNIVTVENPDGVADLLAENLDRVDPAGFALDEPAGLADGVVTAWFVFRTAQGGGRGLLRLREEDGQWRAWTLLTTLYELAGHEEPRGDRRPLGTEHGANPDRVTWAERREREQAELGTTVQPYVLVIGGGQGGIALGARLRQLGVPALVIDKHDRPGDQWRGRYKSLALHDPIWYDHLPYLKFPDNWPVFAPKDKIADWLEFYTRVMEVPYWSRTEAASASYDADAKEWTVEVTRDGEPLVLHPRQLVFATGMSGKPNLPQYPGQDVFRGEQHHSSAHPGPDAYRGKRVVVIGSNNSAFDISGALWEAGADVTMVQRSSTHIVKSATLMDIGLGDLYSERALEAGMTTEKADLVFASLPYRIMHEFQIPLYQRMAERDRDFYDRLERAGFWHDWGADGSGLFMKYLRRGSGYYIDVGAAELVADGEVRLAHGQVDHLTEDAVVLEDGTELPADLVVYATGYGSMNGWVADIVSPEVADAVGKVWGLGSDTPKDPGPWEGEQRNMWKPTRQEGLWFHGGNLHQSRHYSLYLALQLKARYEDLPTPVYRLADVHHTR; this is encoded by the coding sequence TGCCGGCCGCGGCGTCGCTGTTCCAGCAGGCGTCGTTCTGGCGCGATCTCGTCTCTTTCACCTGGAACATCGTCACCGTCGAGAATCCCGACGGCGTCGCCGACCTGCTCGCCGAGAACCTCGACCGCGTCGACCCGGCCGGGTTCGCCCTGGACGAGCCGGCCGGCCTCGCCGACGGCGTCGTGACCGCCTGGTTCGTGTTCCGCACGGCGCAGGGCGGCGGGCGCGGACTGCTGCGCCTGCGCGAGGAGGACGGGCAGTGGCGGGCGTGGACGCTGCTGACGACCCTGTACGAGCTCGCCGGGCACGAGGAGCCCCGCGGCGACCGTCGTCCGCTCGGCACCGAGCACGGCGCGAACCCCGACCGCGTCACGTGGGCGGAGCGGCGCGAGCGCGAGCAGGCCGAGCTCGGCACGACCGTGCAGCCCTACGTGCTGGTGATCGGCGGCGGCCAGGGCGGCATCGCGCTCGGTGCGCGGCTGCGCCAGCTGGGGGTCCCCGCCCTGGTCATCGACAAGCACGATCGGCCGGGCGACCAGTGGCGCGGCCGGTACAAGTCGCTCGCGCTGCACGACCCCATCTGGTACGACCACCTGCCGTACCTGAAGTTCCCGGACAACTGGCCCGTCTTCGCGCCCAAGGACAAGATCGCCGACTGGCTGGAGTTCTACACGCGCGTCATGGAGGTGCCGTACTGGTCGCGCACGGAGGCGGCCAGCGCGTCGTACGACGCCGACGCGAAGGAGTGGACGGTCGAGGTGACGCGCGACGGCGAGCCGCTCGTGCTGCACCCGAGGCAGCTCGTCTTCGCCACCGGGATGTCGGGCAAGCCGAACCTGCCGCAGTACCCCGGTCAGGACGTCTTCCGCGGCGAGCAGCACCACTCGAGCGCGCATCCGGGCCCCGACGCGTACCGCGGCAAGCGCGTCGTCGTGATCGGCTCGAACAACAGCGCGTTCGACATCTCCGGCGCGCTGTGGGAGGCCGGCGCCGACGTCACGATGGTGCAGCGGTCGTCCACCCACATCGTCAAGAGCGCGACGCTCATGGACATCGGGCTCGGCGACCTGTACTCCGAGCGGGCGCTCGAGGCCGGCATGACGACGGAGAAGGCCGATCTCGTCTTCGCGTCGCTCCCCTACCGCATCATGCACGAGTTCCAGATCCCGCTGTACCAGCGGATGGCCGAACGCGACAGGGACTTCTACGACCGGCTGGAGAGGGCCGGGTTCTGGCACGACTGGGGCGCGGACGGATCCGGGCTGTTCATGAAGTACCTGCGGCGCGGCTCCGGCTACTACATCGACGTGGGTGCGGCCGAGCTCGTCGCCGACGGCGAGGTCCGGCTCGCGCACGGGCAGGTCGACCACCTCACCGAGGATGCCGTCGTGCTGGAGGACGGCACCGAGCTGCCCGCGGATCTCGTCGTCTATGCGACCGGATACGGGTCGATGAACGGCTGGGTGGCCGACATCGTGTCGCCCGAGGTGGCCGACGCGGTCGGCAAGGTGTGGGGCCTCGGGTCCGACACGCCGAAGGATCCCGGCCCGTGGGAGGGCGAGCAGCGCAACATGTGGAAGCCGACGCGGCAGGAGGGTCTGTGGTTCCACGGCGGCAACCTGCACCAGTCGCGCCACTACTCCCTGTATCTGGCGCTGCAGCTCAAGGCGCGGTACGAGGATCTCCCGACGCCCGTCTACCGCCTCGCCGACGTGCACCACACGCGCTGA
- the nrdR gene encoding transcriptional regulator NrdR, with translation MHCPFCRHNDSRVVDSRTSDDGLSIRRRRQCPQCGGRFSTIETASLNVIKRSGVVEPFSREKVMSGVRKACQGRPVTEADLAVLAQAVEESVRQTGSSQIDTNDIGLAILGPLRELDEIAYLRFASVYQAFESLDDFEAAIAQLRRDHS, from the coding sequence ATGCACTGCCCGTTCTGCCGCCACAACGACTCCCGTGTCGTCGACTCGCGCACCAGCGACGACGGGCTCAGCATCCGGCGGCGGCGGCAGTGCCCGCAGTGCGGCGGCCGGTTCTCCACGATCGAGACCGCGAGCCTCAACGTCATCAAGCGCTCCGGCGTCGTCGAGCCGTTCAGCCGTGAGAAGGTGATGTCGGGCGTGCGCAAGGCGTGCCAGGGGCGGCCCGTGACGGAGGCCGACCTCGCGGTGCTCGCGCAGGCGGTCGAGGAGTCGGTGCGGCAGACGGGATCGTCGCAGATCGACACGAACGACATCGGCCTCGCGATCCTCGGCCCGCTGCGCGAGCTCGACGAGATCGCCTACCTCCGCTTCGCCAGCGTGTACCAGGCGTTCGAGTCGCTCGACGACTTCGAGGCCGCCATCGCGCAGCTGCGCCGCGACCATTCCTGA
- a CDS encoding quinone-dependent dihydroorotate dehydrogenase has product MYDFIFRTFFAPMDAERAHHLVMPVIRAFGCRPVSAVLRRFTAPDPSLRTEALGLVFDSPFGVAAGFDKNAVAVNGLYALGFGHVEVGTVTAVPQDGNPRPRLFRLIPDRAIINRMGFNNRGAAAAAHRLDRLRRRARRPVIGVNIGKSRIVDVEHAVSDYVTSAKLVAPLADYLVVNVSSPNTPGLRGLQAVETLRPLLEAVRGAAGRTPLLVKIAPDLDDDEVTAIARLAVDVGLAGLIATNTTISRDGLRTDATTVERIGAGGLSGAPLKQRSLEVLRLVRQAVPDDFCVIAAGGVETGADVRARLDAGATLVQGYTAFIYRGPLWARQINRELRGA; this is encoded by the coding sequence ATGTACGACTTCATCTTCCGCACGTTCTTCGCTCCGATGGACGCCGAGCGTGCCCACCACCTGGTCATGCCGGTCATCCGCGCGTTCGGCTGCCGCCCGGTCTCGGCCGTGCTGCGCCGGTTCACGGCGCCCGACCCGTCGCTGCGCACCGAGGCGCTCGGGCTCGTGTTCGACTCGCCGTTCGGGGTGGCCGCGGGCTTCGACAAGAACGCCGTCGCGGTGAACGGACTGTACGCGCTCGGGTTCGGGCACGTCGAGGTCGGCACCGTCACCGCCGTGCCGCAGGACGGCAACCCGCGGCCGCGGCTGTTCCGGCTCATCCCCGACCGGGCGATCATCAACCGCATGGGCTTCAACAACCGCGGCGCCGCGGCGGCCGCGCACCGCCTCGACCGGCTGCGCCGTCGCGCGCGCCGCCCCGTCATCGGCGTCAACATCGGCAAGAGCCGCATCGTCGACGTCGAGCACGCGGTCTCCGACTACGTCACGAGCGCCAAGCTCGTCGCGCCGCTCGCCGACTACCTCGTCGTGAACGTCTCGTCGCCGAACACGCCCGGCCTGCGCGGCCTGCAGGCGGTCGAGACCCTGCGGCCGCTGCTCGAGGCGGTGCGCGGCGCCGCCGGCCGCACGCCGCTGCTCGTCAAGATCGCCCCCGACCTCGACGACGACGAGGTCACGGCGATCGCGCGGCTGGCCGTCGACGTCGGTCTCGCGGGCCTCATCGCGACGAACACGACGATCTCGCGAGACGGCCTGCGGACCGACGCCACGACCGTCGAGCGCATCGGCGCGGGCGGCCTCTCGGGCGCCCCGCTGAAGCAGCGGTCCCTCGAGGTGCTGCGTCTCGTGCGCCAGGCCGTTCCCGACGACTTCTGCGTCATCGCCGCGGGCGGCGTCGAGACCGGCGCCGACGTGCGCGCGCGGCTGGATGCCGGCGCGACCCTCGTCCAGGGCTACACGGCGTTCATCTACCGCGGTCCGCTGTGGGCGCGTCAGATCAACAGGGAGCTGCGCGGCGCGTAG
- a CDS encoding NUDIX hydrolase, which yields MATPEFVLALRAHIGNAPLPLVGVTAVVFRDEKLLLGRRADNGSWQPVSGIVDPGEEPADAAVRECLEEAGIVVRATRLASVAQVPRVTYANGDQVDYLDLVFRCDWVSGDPHPADGELTEVGWFALGELGEVDQAHVRKIALAIAEDDPAAFRGGR from the coding sequence ATGGCCACACCCGAGTTCGTCCTGGCGCTGCGCGCGCACATCGGCAACGCGCCGCTCCCCCTCGTCGGCGTCACCGCCGTCGTGTTCCGCGACGAGAAGCTGCTGCTCGGCCGACGCGCCGACAACGGTTCGTGGCAGCCGGTGTCGGGGATCGTCGACCCCGGCGAGGAGCCCGCCGACGCGGCCGTGCGCGAGTGCCTGGAGGAGGCCGGCATCGTCGTGCGGGCGACCCGGCTGGCATCCGTCGCGCAGGTGCCGCGCGTGACGTACGCGAACGGCGACCAGGTCGACTACCTCGATCTCGTGTTCCGCTGCGACTGGGTCTCGGGCGACCCGCACCCCGCCGACGGCGAGCTGACCGAGGTCGGCTGGTTCGCGCTCGGCGAGCTGGGCGAGGTCGACCAGGCCCACGTGCGCAAGATCGCCCTCGCGATCGCCGAGGACGACCCCGCCGCCTTCCGCGGCGGGCGCTGA
- a CDS encoding DUF3043 domain-containing protein: protein MAKTPSASAPDAAPDTPAGPGKNRPTPTRAEREAARKRPLVPDTKEAKKQARQDLAAARDRARIGMANGEEKYLPVRDRGPQRRFVRDYVDAGWHPGEVLMPLMVIAIVLGLVPNQAIAYYGFVGLWIWVLISIGGMIITSRSIKKAAKAKWGDRMEKGLGWYGAMRTVQMRFMRLPKPQVKRGQRPS, encoded by the coding sequence GTGGCCAAGACCCCTTCCGCATCCGCGCCCGATGCCGCGCCCGACACTCCTGCCGGTCCCGGCAAGAACCGGCCGACGCCGACGCGTGCCGAGCGCGAGGCGGCACGGAAGCGCCCGCTCGTGCCCGACACGAAGGAGGCGAAGAAGCAGGCGCGGCAGGATCTGGCGGCCGCGCGCGATCGCGCGCGCATCGGCATGGCCAACGGCGAGGAGAAGTACCTGCCGGTGCGCGACCGCGGGCCGCAGCGCCGGTTCGTGCGCGACTACGTGGATGCCGGCTGGCATCCCGGCGAGGTCCTCATGCCGCTCATGGTCATCGCGATCGTGCTGGGCCTCGTCCCCAACCAGGCCATCGCCTACTACGGTTTCGTCGGCCTGTGGATCTGGGTGCTGATCTCGATCGGCGGCATGATCATCACGAGCCGCTCGATCAAGAAGGCCGCGAAGGCCAAGTGGGGCGATCGCATGGAGAAGGGCCTCGGCTGGTACGGGGCGATGCGCACCGTGCAGATGCGGTTCATGCGCCTGCCGAAGCCGCAGGTCAAGCGCGGCCAGCGGCCCTCCTGA